The following coding sequences are from one Leishmania braziliensis MHOM/BR/75/M2904 complete genome, chromosome 36 window:
- a CDS encoding phosphoprotein lepp12, which translates to MGKRTKKSPKQKRKLAMADRPRKLTSKGKIKHKRGDLKMMSSRNVSFAVRQGKGGKWVKTGERKCNIHIVCDCVKRTDPARMRYITNR; encoded by the coding sequence ATGGGCAAGCGCACCAAGAAGTCCCCAAAGCAGAAGCGGAAGCTTGCCATGGCTGATCGCCCGCGCAAGCTTACTAGCAAGGGCAAGATCAAGCACAAGCGCGGGGACCTGAAGATGATGAGCTCTCGCAACGTTAGCTTTGCGGTGAGACAAGGTAAAGGTGGCAAGTGGGTCAAAACAGGGGAGCGCAAGTGCAACATTCACATTGTGTGCGACTGTGTCAAGCGAACGGATCCGGCCCGGATGCGCTACATTACAAACCGCTAA
- a CDS encoding putative RNA helicase — MASSSPELPVTEARDSIVRMIRKNQAVIIVGETGSGKTTQIPQYVWDDILSKRPGAGIVGCTQPRRVAAVTIARHVARQRGGNVRGEVAYAVRFDDTCTDATRIKFLTDGILLREIQADPTLSKYGCIILDEAHERTLHGDVLFGLLKAIVRQREDSLKIVVMSATLNADHFSKFWWNAPIGVVHGRMFPVTVMHTVEPQADYVEAAISTILLIHQTEPPGDVLCFLTGQEEVEDAKRILLERMKLLPNDVPDFSLLTLYAAMPYEQQLLVFEPDLNGQRKVILATNIAETSITVEGIRYVVDSGVVKAKYYNSKSGMEALTEVDISRAQATQRTGRAGRVAAGKCYRLYTAHAFENLSENTIPEIRRSSLLSVVLQMKSLHIHNILAFEFMDMPRPQAVAKAEETLMLLQALDKTGHITALGARLTDFPIEPMPAMALLTAKALGVAYEAVVVIAMASADNLFLTSREFKEAADRCRAAFAKSTGDHATLLSIYQAYCRSPRDQRKTWCESNSMSYRQMLKVEDIITQLQGILEEKNDSELLAKLLPASLRYSRVHNAANSDSLSHKRPHSKRDGEGDDLLEHYEALRHGGSESSQGGAVRQGKLLDAELLRRALCFGYFLNAAFYNAKLGMYQTIVGQLPVHIHPSSVLFAHRKKPALVIFNSVVRTTKRYMKDVSVIQEEWLQDAAPDFLTPAS, encoded by the coding sequence atggccagcagcagcccggAGCTCCCCGTGACCGAGGCGCGGGACTCCATCGTGCGCATGATCCGCAAGAACCAAGCCGTGATCATCGTTGGGGAGACCGGATCGGGCAAGACGACGCAGATTCCGCAGTATGTTTGGGACGATATCCTAAGTAAGCGTCCAGGGGCTGGCATTGTAGGGTgcacgcagccgcgccgtgTTGCAGCCGTCACCATTGCACGCCACGTTGCCCGGCAGCGCGGCGGAAACGTCCGCGGCGAAGTGGCCTACGCCGTTCGCTTCGATGACACGTGCACTGACGCCACACGCATCAAATTTCTCACGGACGGTATTTTACTGCGTGAGATTCAGGCCGACCCAACGCTGTCCAAGTACGGCTGCATTATACTTGACGAGGCCCACGAGCGCACGCTGCACGGAGACGTACTTTTTGGACTGCTGAAGGCCATCGTGCGTCAGCGCGAGGACTCACTGAAGATTGTGGTCATGTCTGCCACGCTGAATGCGGATCACTTCTCTAAGTTTTGGTGGAACGCCCCAATCGGGGTCGTGCACGGCCGTATGTTTCCAGTGACAGTAATGCACACAGTGGAGCCGCAGGCCGACTACGTCGAGGCAGCCATCAGCACCATCCTGCTGATCCATCAGACAGAGCCGCCTGGCGATGTGTTGTGTTTCCTGACGGGTCAGGAGGAAGTCGAGGACGCGAAGCGCATTCTGCTGGAGCGTATGAAGCTGCTGCCCAACGACGTCCCcgacttctctcttctgacCTTGTACGCTGCGATGCCgtacgagcagcagctgctcgtcTTTGAGCCAGACTTGAATGGGCAGCGCAAGGTAATTCTCGCTACCAACATCGCCGAGACGTCCATCACGGTGGAGGGCATCCGCTACGTCGTGGACAGCGGTGTCGTGAAGGCCAAGTACTACAACAGCAAGTCCGGGATGGAGGCCCTGACGGAGGTGGACATCAGCCGCGCACAGGCCACGCAGCGCACGGGGCGTGCCGGACGCGTGGCCGCCGGCAAGTGCTACCGCCTCTATACCGCACACGCGTTCGAGAACCTGAGCGAGAACACCATTCCCGAAATCCGCCGCAGCAGTCTGCTCAGTGTTGTGCTTCAAATGAAGAGCCTTCACATCCACAACATCCTCGCGTTCGAGTTCATGGACATGCCGCGCCCACAGGCtgtggcgaaggcggaggagacgcTGATGCTGCTACAAGCCCTCGACAAGACGGGCCATATCACAGCATTGGGCGCACGCTTGACTGACTTCCCGATTGAACCGATGCCAGCGATGGCCCTCCTGACTGCCAAGGCCCTCGGCGTCGCCTATGAGGCCGTCGTCGTGATCGCCATGGCCAGCGCTGACAACCTTTTTCTCACCTCGCGCGAGTTTAAGGAGGCTGCtgaccgctgccgcgccgccttcgccaagTCTACCGGCGATCACGCGACCCTCCTCAGCATCTATCAGGCGTACTGCCGCTCTCCGCGCGATCAGCGCAAGACTTGGTGCGAGTCCAACTCGATGAGCTACCGACAAATGCTAAAGGTGGAGGACATCATTACTCAGCTACAAGGCATCTtggaagagaagaacgacAGCGAGCTCCTCGCCAAGCTTCTCCCCGCGTCTCTGCGGTACTCTCGAGTTCACAACGCTGCTAATTCAGACTCTCTGTCGCACAAGCGCCCCCACAGCAAAAGAGATGGTGAGGGCGACGATCTGCTGGAACACTACGAGGCCCTGCGACACGGCGGCAGTGAGTCCTCTCAGGGTGGCGCGGTACGCCAAGGAAAGCTGCTTGATGCAGAGCTGCTTCGCCGCGCTCTCTGCTTCGGCTACTTCCTAAACGCCGCCTTCTACAACGCAAAACTCGGGATGTACCAGACCATTGTGGGACAGTTACCAGTCCACATCCACCCGTCCAGCGTCCTCTTTGCCCACCGCAAGAAACCGGCACTGGTGATCTTCAACAGCGTTGTGCGTACCACGAAACGGTACATGAAAGACGTTTCGGTGATCCAGGAGGAGTGGCTGCAGGACGCCGCGCCAGACTTCCTTACACCGGCCTCGTAA